One part of the Streptomyces sp. AM 2-1-1 genome encodes these proteins:
- a CDS encoding carbohydrate ABC transporter permease translates to MVTALTPTHGRRAARRPRLRGQRSPLASAALHVTLIITSVIAVFPVLWVLLTSLKPAKYATTTDFFKETTFVNYTNLIKDTEFVTWFGNSVLVAGLSTVLGVFVSATTGYAVSRFRFPGKRGLMWTLLITQMFPVAVLIVPIYNIMASLGLLNQPAGLVITYLTISVPFCAWMMKGFFDTIPREIDESGQVDGLTPFGTFWKLILPLAKPGLAVTAFYSFITAWGEVAYASAFMVGDENLTLAGGLQKFVNQYGAQWGPMTAASVLIAIPAALVFLFAQKHLVTGMSAGAVKG, encoded by the coding sequence CTGGTGACCGCCCTCACCCCCACCCACGGCCGCCGGGCCGCGCGCCGACCGCGGCTGCGCGGGCAGCGCTCGCCGCTCGCCTCCGCGGCGCTGCACGTCACGCTGATCATCACCTCGGTGATCGCGGTGTTCCCGGTGCTCTGGGTCCTGCTGACCTCGCTGAAGCCGGCCAAGTACGCGACGACGACGGACTTCTTCAAGGAGACGACGTTCGTCAACTACACCAACCTGATCAAGGACACCGAGTTCGTCACCTGGTTCGGCAACTCGGTGCTCGTCGCGGGCCTCTCCACCGTGCTCGGCGTCTTCGTCTCCGCCACCACCGGCTACGCGGTCAGCCGCTTCCGCTTCCCCGGCAAGCGCGGACTGATGTGGACCCTGCTCATCACGCAGATGTTCCCGGTCGCCGTCCTGATCGTGCCGATCTACAACATCATGGCGAGCCTCGGCCTGCTCAACCAGCCCGCCGGCCTGGTCATCACCTACCTCACCATCTCGGTGCCGTTCTGCGCCTGGATGATGAAGGGCTTCTTCGACACCATCCCGCGCGAGATCGACGAGTCCGGACAGGTCGACGGCCTCACCCCGTTCGGCACGTTCTGGAAGCTCATCCTGCCGCTGGCCAAGCCGGGTCTCGCGGTCACGGCGTTCTACTCCTTCATCACCGCCTGGGGCGAGGTCGCGTACGCCTCCGCGTTCATGGTCGGTGACGAGAACCTCACGCTCGCCGGCGGACTGCAGAAGTTCGTCAACCAGTACGGAGCCCAGTGGGGCCCCATGACCGCCGCGTCGGTCCTCATCGCCATCCCGGCCGCCCTGGTCTTCCTGTTCGCGCAGAAGCACCTGGTCACCGGTATGTCGGCCGGAGCGGTCAAGGGCTGA
- a CDS encoding extracellular solute-binding protein, with protein MRRGITATALVAALALAATACGSDDESGSSGKSSGELSGTVTWWDTSSVGSEDKVFKKIAEGFEKLHPKVDVKYVNVPFGDAQNKFKNAAQAGAGAPDVIRSEVAWTPDFANLGYLAPLDGTPALKDQDDFLKQAVASTRYNDKTYAVPQVIDSMGVFYNKAMFAKAGVEVPTTIAELKTASAAIKKKTGKTGLYLRGDDAYYFLSFLYGEGGDLVDADSKTVKIDSPEAVKAFKVVKDLVDSGAAKTDATDGWENMMQSFKSGDVAMMINGPWAVADTLTGDQFKDASNLGIASVPAGSAGQGAPQGGHNLAVYAGSKNLDASYAFVDYMTSVDAQATAAGELNLLPTRTSAYARKEAVDSEIVNFFKPVVETSVERPWIPEGGSLFAPLVTQYTEVLTGQTTPEKAAADSGDAYRKLLKGWK; from the coding sequence ATGCGACGTGGCATAACGGCCACCGCCCTGGTCGCGGCCCTGGCGCTCGCGGCGACCGCCTGCGGGAGCGACGACGAGTCCGGCAGCAGCGGCAAGAGCTCGGGCGAGCTCTCCGGCACGGTCACCTGGTGGGACACCTCCAGCGTCGGCAGTGAGGACAAGGTCTTCAAGAAGATCGCCGAGGGCTTCGAGAAGCTGCACCCCAAGGTCGACGTCAAGTACGTCAACGTGCCCTTCGGTGACGCGCAGAACAAGTTCAAGAACGCGGCCCAGGCCGGCGCCGGCGCCCCCGACGTGATCCGCTCCGAGGTCGCCTGGACCCCCGACTTCGCGAACCTCGGCTACCTCGCCCCGCTCGACGGAACCCCGGCCCTCAAGGACCAGGACGACTTCCTCAAGCAGGCCGTCGCCTCGACCCGGTACAACGACAAGACGTACGCGGTGCCCCAGGTCATCGACTCCATGGGCGTCTTCTACAACAAGGCGATGTTCGCCAAGGCCGGTGTCGAGGTCCCGACCACGATCGCCGAGCTGAAGACCGCCTCCGCCGCCATCAAGAAGAAGACCGGCAAGACCGGCCTCTACCTCCGTGGCGACGACGCGTACTACTTCCTCTCCTTCCTGTACGGCGAGGGCGGCGACCTGGTCGACGCCGACAGCAAGACCGTCAAGATCGACAGCCCCGAGGCTGTCAAGGCGTTCAAGGTCGTCAAGGACCTGGTCGACTCCGGTGCCGCGAAGACGGACGCCACGGACGGCTGGGAGAACATGATGCAGTCGTTCAAGAGCGGCGACGTCGCGATGATGATCAACGGCCCGTGGGCCGTCGCCGACACCCTGACCGGCGACCAGTTCAAGGACGCGTCCAACCTCGGCATCGCTAGCGTCCCGGCCGGCTCCGCCGGCCAGGGCGCCCCGCAGGGCGGTCACAACCTCGCGGTGTACGCGGGCTCGAAGAACCTCGACGCCTCCTACGCCTTCGTCGACTACATGACCTCGGTCGACGCCCAGGCCACGGCCGCCGGTGAGCTGAACCTGCTCCCGACCCGCACCTCGGCGTACGCCCGCAAGGAAGCCGTCGACAGCGAGATCGTGAACTTCTTCAAGCCGGTCGTCGAGACCTCGGTCGAGCGTCCGTGGATCCCCGAGGGCGGCAGCCTCTTCGCCCCGCTGGTCACCCAGTACACCGAGGTCCTCACCGGCCAGACCACGCCGGAGAAGGCCGCCGCGGACAGCGGTGACGCCTACCGCAAGCTCCTCAAGGGCTGGAAGTAA
- a CDS encoding LacI family DNA-binding transcriptional regulator, whose product MVDGVTVPAPRTGSALRLSDIAGQASVSEATVSRVLNGKPGVADSTRQRVLAALDILGYERPVRLRQRSAGLIGLVTPELVNPIFPAFAQSVEQVLAGHGYTPVLCTQLPGGATEDELVEQLVERGVGGIVFLSGLHADLSADPTRYAELTERGVPFVLINGYNERISAPFVSPDDAAAVRMAVGHLAELGHRRIGLAIGPRRYVPSRRKRDGFLDVAVQTLGMTRDEAELLVCSTLFGVEGGQVAAGSLLDQGCTGIVCGSDLMALGVVRAARGRGLEVPTDVSVVGFDDSQLIAFTDPPLTTVRQPVQAMAAAAVGALLEEIAGSPVQRTEYVFQPELVVRGSTAALRTVRGE is encoded by the coding sequence GTGGTGGACGGTGTGACCGTCCCCGCACCCCGGACGGGCTCGGCGCTGCGGCTGTCCGACATCGCCGGGCAGGCCTCGGTCAGCGAGGCCACCGTCAGCCGGGTGCTCAACGGCAAGCCGGGCGTCGCCGACAGCACCCGGCAGCGGGTGCTGGCGGCGCTGGACATCCTCGGCTACGAACGTCCCGTGCGGCTGCGGCAACGCAGCGCCGGGCTGATCGGGTTGGTGACACCTGAACTCGTCAACCCGATCTTCCCGGCCTTCGCACAGTCGGTCGAGCAGGTCCTGGCCGGGCACGGGTACACCCCGGTGCTCTGCACCCAGCTGCCGGGCGGCGCCACCGAGGACGAGCTGGTCGAACAGCTCGTCGAGCGGGGCGTCGGCGGCATCGTCTTCCTGTCCGGGCTGCACGCCGACCTGTCGGCCGACCCGACGCGGTACGCCGAACTCACCGAGCGCGGCGTCCCGTTCGTCCTGATCAACGGCTACAACGAGCGCATCAGCGCCCCGTTCGTCTCGCCGGACGACGCCGCCGCCGTGCGGATGGCCGTCGGGCACCTCGCCGAGCTGGGCCACCGCCGGATCGGGCTGGCGATCGGCCCGCGGCGTTACGTGCCCTCCCGCCGCAAGCGGGACGGATTCCTGGACGTGGCCGTACAGACGCTCGGCATGACCCGCGACGAGGCCGAACTCCTGGTCTGCTCGACCCTCTTCGGCGTGGAGGGCGGCCAGGTGGCCGCCGGCTCCCTCCTCGACCAGGGATGTACGGGCATCGTCTGCGGCAGCGACCTGATGGCGCTGGGCGTCGTCCGCGCGGCCCGGGGCAGAGGCCTGGAGGTCCCCACCGACGTCTCCGTGGTCGGGTTCGACGACTCGCAGCTGATCGCCTTCACCGACCCGCCGCTGACCACCGTGCGCCAGCCGGTCCAGGCGATGGCCGCCGCCGCGGTGGGGGCGCTGCTGGAGGAGATCGCCGGAAGTCCCGTGCAGCGCACGGAGTACGTCTTCCAGCCGGAGCTGGTCGTACGCGGTTCGACCGCGGCGCTCCGGACGGTACGGGGGGAGTGA
- a CDS encoding glycoside hydrolase family 13 protein → MTQHLAAPSTGTSEDAPDNRTGWWQDAVIYQVYPRSFADGNGDGMGDLAGVTARLPYLRDLGVDAVWLSPFYASPQADAGYDVADYRAIDPMFGSLLDADSLIREAHALDLRVIVDLVPNHSSDQHEWFKRALAEGPGSALRERYHFRPGKGENGELPPNDWESIFGGPAWTRTVNPDGTPGEWYLHLFAPEQPDFNWEHPAVADEFRSILRFWLDMGVDGFRVDVAHGLVKAAGLPDLGSHDQLKLLGNDVMPFFDQDGVHAIYRSWRTILDEYPGQRIAVAEAWTPTVERTANYVRPDEMHQAFNFQYLSTDWDATALRTVIDSSLAAMRPVGAPTTWVLSNHDVTRHATRFANEPGLGTQIRTAGDRAMGLRRARAASLLMLALPGSAYVYQGEELGLPDVTDLPDEARQDPSFFRAEGQDGFRDGCRVPIPWTRGGSSYGFGDGGSWLPQPEGWGELSIEAQTGVEGSTLELYRTAIAARHDLPGLGAGTDVQWLDGPEGVLAFARPGFVCTVNTTGAPVRIPAPGTVLLSSGPVTVEGATAEIPADTTVWWTV, encoded by the coding sequence ATGACCCAGCACCTCGCTGCCCCCTCCACCGGCACGTCCGAAGACGCCCCGGACAACCGCACCGGCTGGTGGCAGGATGCGGTGATCTACCAGGTCTACCCACGGAGCTTCGCCGACGGCAACGGCGACGGCATGGGCGACCTCGCGGGCGTCACCGCGCGCCTCCCGTACCTGCGGGACCTCGGTGTCGACGCCGTCTGGCTGAGCCCCTTCTACGCCTCCCCCCAGGCCGACGCCGGTTACGACGTCGCCGACTACCGGGCCATCGACCCGATGTTCGGCTCGCTCCTCGACGCCGACTCCCTCATCCGCGAGGCCCACGCCCTGGACCTCCGGGTCATCGTCGACCTGGTCCCCAACCACTCCTCCGACCAGCACGAGTGGTTCAAGCGCGCACTGGCCGAGGGCCCCGGCTCCGCCCTGCGCGAGCGCTACCACTTCCGTCCCGGCAAGGGCGAGAACGGCGAACTCCCGCCCAACGACTGGGAGTCCATCTTCGGTGGCCCGGCGTGGACCCGGACCGTGAACCCGGACGGCACGCCCGGCGAGTGGTACCTCCACCTCTTCGCGCCCGAGCAGCCCGACTTCAACTGGGAGCACCCGGCCGTTGCCGACGAGTTCCGCTCGATCCTGCGCTTCTGGCTCGACATGGGTGTCGACGGCTTCCGCGTCGACGTCGCGCACGGCCTGGTCAAGGCCGCGGGCCTGCCCGACCTCGGCTCGCACGACCAGCTCAAGCTGCTCGGCAACGACGTCATGCCGTTCTTCGACCAGGACGGCGTGCACGCCATCTACCGCAGCTGGCGCACCATCCTCGACGAGTACCCGGGCCAGCGCATCGCGGTCGCCGAGGCGTGGACGCCGACCGTCGAGCGCACCGCCAACTACGTGCGCCCCGACGAGATGCACCAGGCCTTCAACTTCCAGTACCTGTCGACCGACTGGGACGCCACCGCGCTGCGCACCGTCATCGACTCCTCGCTCGCCGCGATGCGTCCGGTCGGCGCCCCCACCACCTGGGTGCTCTCCAACCACGACGTCACCCGGCACGCCACCCGCTTCGCCAACGAGCCGGGTCTGGGCACCCAGATCCGTACCGCCGGCGACCGCGCGATGGGGCTGCGCCGCGCCCGTGCCGCGTCCCTGCTGATGCTGGCGCTGCCCGGCTCCGCCTACGTCTACCAGGGCGAGGAGCTCGGCCTGCCCGACGTCACCGACCTGCCCGACGAGGCGCGCCAGGACCCGTCGTTCTTCCGCGCCGAGGGCCAGGACGGCTTCCGCGACGGCTGCCGCGTCCCGATCCCGTGGACCCGCGGCGGCAGCAGCTACGGCTTCGGCGACGGCGGCAGCTGGCTCCCGCAGCCGGAGGGATGGGGCGAGCTCTCCATCGAGGCGCAGACCGGCGTGGAGGGCTCCACCCTGGAGCTGTACCGCACCGCCATCGCCGCCCGCCACGACCTGCCGGGCCTCGGCGCGGGTACGGACGTCCAGTGGCTGGACGGCCCCGAGGGCGTCCTCGCCTTCGCCCGTCCCGGGTTCGTCTGCACCGTCAACACGACCGGCGCCCCGGTGCGGATCCCCGCGCCCGGCACGGTGCTCCTCTCCAGCGGCCCGGTCACCGTCGAGGGCGCCACGGCCGAGATCCCCGCGGACACCACGGTGTGGTGGACGGTGTGA
- a CDS encoding LacI family DNA-binding transcriptional regulator, whose product MTARLADIATQAGVSEATVSRVLNGKPGVAAATRESVLAALDVLGYERPVRLRRRSAGLVGLITPELENPIFPALAQVIGQALTRQGYTPVLATQTPGGSTEDELTEMLVDRGVSGIIFVSGLHADTSADMGRYDQLRAQGVPYVLVNGFSSKVQAPFISPDDRAAMRLAVTHLVSLGHTRIGLAVGPKRFVPVLRKIEGFHATMREQLGLSEERVEELVQHSLYTLEGGQAAATALMERGCTAVVCASDMMALGAIRAARRLSRQVPRDLSVVGYDDSPLIAFTDPPLTTIRQPVTAMGQAAVRTLLEEIGGTPAPHSEFVFMPELVVRGSTAAGPGPS is encoded by the coding sequence ATGACCGCACGGCTTGCCGATATCGCAACTCAGGCGGGGGTCAGCGAAGCGACGGTCAGCCGGGTCCTGAACGGCAAACCCGGAGTAGCGGCGGCCACCCGCGAATCCGTCCTCGCGGCACTCGACGTCCTCGGGTACGAACGTCCCGTCCGGCTGCGCCGGCGCAGCGCCGGACTGGTCGGCCTGATCACGCCCGAACTGGAGAACCCGATCTTCCCGGCGCTGGCCCAGGTGATCGGCCAGGCGCTGACCCGCCAGGGGTACACGCCCGTACTGGCGACCCAGACCCCCGGCGGCTCCACCGAGGACGAGCTCACCGAGATGCTCGTCGACCGGGGCGTCTCCGGCATCATCTTCGTCTCCGGGCTGCACGCCGACACCTCGGCCGACATGGGGCGCTACGACCAGCTGCGGGCGCAGGGCGTGCCGTACGTCCTGGTCAACGGCTTCTCCTCGAAGGTCCAGGCGCCGTTCATCTCGCCGGACGACCGCGCGGCGATGCGGCTGGCGGTGACCCACCTGGTGTCGCTCGGCCACACCCGGATCGGTCTCGCGGTCGGTCCGAAGCGCTTCGTCCCGGTGCTCCGCAAGATCGAGGGCTTCCACGCGACGATGCGGGAGCAGCTCGGCCTGAGCGAGGAGCGGGTGGAGGAGCTGGTCCAGCACTCCCTGTACACCTTGGAGGGCGGCCAGGCGGCGGCCACGGCGCTGATGGAGCGCGGGTGCACGGCGGTGGTCTGCGCGAGCGACATGATGGCGCTGGGCGCGATCCGCGCCGCCCGCCGACTGTCCCGGCAGGTGCCGCGTGACCTCTCGGTGGTCGGCTACGACGATTCGCCGCTCATAGCGTTCACCGATCCGCCGCTCACCACCATCCGGCAGCCGGTGACGGCCATGGGACAGGCCGCCGTGCGGACGCTGCTGGAGGAGATCGGCGGTACGCCCGCCCCGCACAGCGAGTTCGTCTTCATGCCGGAACTGGTGGTCCGCGGGTCGACCGCCGCGGGCCCCGGCCCGTCCTGA
- a CDS encoding phosphatase PAP2 family protein, producing the protein MGDSQVSTQEGPSVACPSPNKDKTDSTGDSGRRGPTARPRRTRSPRRPRLWFEVLLIGVSYWVYSLVRNAVPEQRSAALRNADRVWSFESALGANFEHSVNHAVNSVTWLIVSMNYYYATLHFVVTIAVLVWLFRRHPGRYAATRLVLFATTGVALLGYYLVPLAPPRLMAGGHFVDTVLVHHTWGSMASGNLKNMSNQYAAMPSMHIGWSLWCGLTIFAIASVPWVRVLGLLYPCATLVVIVATANHFWLDAVGGMVCLGFGFAVAYVVYGTLPHRLPRRVEPPRTPLRTRLVGLASRRGAVAAERAERAAPAAGGAGAGVTREAVTETPGVPGRR; encoded by the coding sequence ATGGGTGATTCTCAGGTGAGTACACAGGAAGGCCCGTCGGTGGCCTGTCCGTCACCCAACAAGGACAAGACGGACAGCACGGGCGACAGCGGCAGGAGAGGCCCGACGGCGCGACCGCGGAGGACACGGTCGCCGCGTCGGCCACGCCTGTGGTTCGAGGTCCTTCTGATCGGCGTCAGTTACTGGGTCTACTCGCTGGTCCGCAACGCCGTCCCGGAACAGCGCTCGGCCGCGCTGCGCAACGCCGACCGGGTCTGGTCGTTCGAGAGCGCCCTCGGGGCGAACTTCGAACACAGCGTCAACCACGCGGTGAACTCGGTGACATGGCTCATCGTGTCGATGAACTACTACTACGCGACGCTGCACTTCGTCGTCACCATCGCGGTGCTGGTCTGGCTGTTCCGCCGCCATCCCGGCCGTTACGCGGCGACCAGACTGGTCCTCTTCGCGACCACGGGCGTCGCCCTGCTCGGCTACTACCTGGTCCCGCTGGCGCCACCCCGGCTGATGGCGGGCGGCCACTTCGTCGACACGGTGCTGGTGCACCACACCTGGGGTTCGATGGCCTCGGGCAACCTCAAGAACATGTCGAACCAGTACGCGGCGATGCCGTCGATGCACATCGGCTGGTCGCTCTGGTGCGGGCTGACGATCTTCGCGATCGCCTCGGTCCCGTGGGTGCGCGTGCTGGGGCTGCTCTACCCGTGCGCCACTCTCGTGGTGATCGTGGCGACGGCCAACCACTTCTGGCTGGACGCGGTGGGCGGCATGGTCTGCCTGGGCTTCGGTTTCGCCGTCGCGTACGTCGTCTACGGCACGCTCCCCCACCGCCTGCCGCGACGGGTGGAGCCCCCGAGGACCCCTCTGCGGACCCGGCTCGTCGGGCTCGCCTCGCGCCGGGGCGCGGTCGCGGCGGAGCGGGCCGAGCGCGCCGCACCGGCCGCCGGTGGGGCCGGTGCGGGGGTCACGCGGGAAGCGGTGACGGAGACCCCGGGTGTGCCGGGGCGGCGCTGA
- a CDS encoding sugar ABC transporter permease, producing the protein MAVHTSQSVAKAAGDDVARGRSRATGTPTPGKLRRSLSTHWYAWVMVAPVVLVIGVIIGYPLVRGVWLSLTDANERNVARSIGVNEIPATYEFIGLDNYKDALTGGEFLSTLGWTLVWTIACVSITFCLGMALANILNRRIVGRSAYRMALILPWAVPGFVSVFAWRFLYNEDRGILNAMLGGIGVDGVPWLNDPTWAKFSVIAVNVWLGVPFMMVALLGGLQSIPAEQYEAAEMDGATAWQRFRHITVPGLAPVSTTVVLLSTIWTFNMFPVIFLLTRGGPGESTQILVTQAYKFSFEISPRDYAQSSTWGVLILVLLMLFAAVYRRVLRKQGDVW; encoded by the coding sequence ATGGCTGTCCACACCAGCCAGTCGGTGGCAAAGGCCGCGGGCGACGACGTCGCCCGCGGCCGGAGCCGCGCTACTGGTACCCCGACACCGGGCAAGCTCCGGCGTTCCCTGTCCACGCACTGGTACGCCTGGGTCATGGTGGCCCCGGTGGTGCTCGTCATCGGCGTGATCATCGGCTACCCGCTGGTCCGCGGCGTCTGGCTGTCGCTGACCGATGCCAACGAGCGCAACGTGGCGCGTTCCATCGGCGTCAACGAGATCCCCGCGACCTACGAGTTCATCGGCCTGGACAACTACAAGGACGCGCTCACCGGCGGCGAGTTCCTCTCCACGCTCGGCTGGACGCTGGTGTGGACGATCGCCTGCGTGAGCATCACGTTCTGCCTCGGCATGGCGCTCGCCAACATCCTGAACCGGCGCATCGTCGGCCGCTCCGCCTACCGCATGGCGCTGATCCTGCCCTGGGCGGTGCCCGGCTTCGTCTCCGTCTTCGCCTGGCGCTTCCTCTACAACGAGGACCGCGGCATCCTCAACGCGATGCTCGGCGGCATCGGCGTCGACGGCGTCCCGTGGCTGAACGACCCCACCTGGGCGAAGTTCTCCGTGATCGCCGTCAACGTCTGGCTCGGCGTCCCCTTCATGATGGTCGCCCTCCTCGGCGGCCTGCAGTCCATCCCCGCCGAGCAGTACGAAGCGGCCGAGATGGACGGCGCCACCGCCTGGCAGCGCTTCCGGCACATCACCGTCCCCGGGCTCGCCCCGGTCTCCACCACCGTGGTGCTGCTCTCCACCATCTGGACCTTCAACATGTTCCCGGTGATCTTCCTGCTCACCCGCGGCGGACCCGGCGAATCGACCCAGATCCTCGTCACCCAGGCGTACAAGTTCTCCTTCGAGATCAGCCCGCGCGACTACGCGCAGTCCTCCACGTGGGGCGTGCTGATCCTCGTCCTCCTCATGCTCTTCGCCGCGGTCTACCGGCGAGTGCTCCGCAAGCAGGGAGATGTCTGGTGA
- a CDS encoding carbohydrate-binding module family 20 domain-containing protein, which yields MARRPLSAALALAAGVAALVVPAGVGAGTAQAAAPGTKDVTAVLFEWKFASVAQACTSTLGPAGYGFVQVSPPMEHIQGGQWWTSYQPVSYKIAGRLGDRTAFANMVTACHNAGVKVVADTVINHMSAGSGTGTGGSSYSKYDYPGLYSVNDMNDCQAQISNYGNRANVQNCELVGLADLDTGEEYVRGRIAGYLNDLLSLGVDGFRIDAAKHMPAADLSNIKSRLSNPGVYWKQEAIYGAGEAVQPSEYTGTGDVQEFRYARGLKQTFLNENLANLKNYGEGWGFMGSGQSAVFVDNHDTERGGDTLNYKSGASYTLASVFMLAYPYGSPDVHSGYEFSNNDAGPPNGGQVNACYADGWKCQHAWPQISSMVAFRNNARGEAVTNWWDNGADQIAFGRGAKAYVAINHESSALTRTFQTGLPAGAYCDVQTGNAVTVNSSGQFTATLGADTALALHVGARTCTGTGTDPGTGTDPGTGTTTSGASFGVNATTTPGQNIYVTGDQAALGNWNPGSALKLDPATYPVWKLDVALPAGTSFAYKYIRKDAAGNVTWESGANRTATVPATGKISLNSDVWRS from the coding sequence ATGGCACGCAGACCGCTGTCCGCCGCTCTCGCCCTCGCGGCCGGAGTCGCCGCGCTGGTCGTCCCCGCAGGCGTCGGAGCCGGCACCGCCCAGGCCGCCGCCCCCGGCACCAAGGACGTCACCGCCGTCCTGTTCGAGTGGAAGTTCGCCTCCGTGGCCCAGGCGTGCACCAGCACCCTCGGCCCGGCCGGCTACGGCTTCGTCCAGGTCTCCCCGCCCATGGAGCACATCCAGGGCGGCCAGTGGTGGACCTCCTACCAGCCGGTGAGCTACAAGATCGCCGGACGGCTCGGCGACCGCACCGCCTTCGCGAACATGGTCACCGCCTGCCACAACGCGGGCGTGAAGGTCGTCGCCGACACCGTCATCAACCACATGTCGGCGGGGTCGGGCACCGGCACCGGCGGGTCCTCGTACAGCAAGTACGACTACCCGGGCCTCTACTCGGTCAACGACATGAACGACTGCCAGGCGCAGATCAGCAACTACGGCAACCGCGCCAACGTGCAGAACTGCGAACTGGTGGGCCTCGCCGACCTGGACACCGGCGAGGAGTACGTACGCGGCAGGATCGCCGGGTACCTGAACGACCTCCTGTCGCTGGGCGTCGACGGCTTCCGGATCGACGCGGCCAAGCACATGCCGGCCGCCGACCTCTCGAACATCAAGTCCCGGCTGAGCAATCCGGGCGTGTACTGGAAGCAGGAGGCCATCTACGGCGCGGGCGAGGCCGTCCAGCCCTCCGAGTACACCGGCACCGGCGACGTCCAGGAGTTCCGCTACGCCCGGGGCCTCAAGCAGACGTTCCTCAACGAGAACCTCGCCAACCTCAAGAACTACGGCGAGGGCTGGGGGTTCATGGGGTCGGGCCAGTCGGCGGTCTTCGTCGACAACCACGACACCGAGCGCGGCGGGGACACCCTGAACTACAAGTCGGGCGCCTCCTACACGCTCGCGAGCGTCTTCATGCTCGCCTACCCGTACGGCTCCCCGGACGTCCACTCCGGCTACGAGTTCAGCAACAACGACGCCGGCCCGCCCAACGGCGGCCAGGTGAACGCCTGTTACGCCGACGGCTGGAAGTGCCAGCACGCCTGGCCGCAGATATCCTCCATGGTCGCCTTCCGCAACAACGCCCGCGGAGAGGCCGTCACCAACTGGTGGGACAACGGTGCCGACCAGATCGCCTTCGGGCGCGGCGCAAAGGCGTACGTGGCGATCAACCACGAGTCCTCGGCGCTGACCCGGACCTTCCAGACCGGGCTGCCCGCCGGCGCCTACTGCGACGTGCAGACCGGCAACGCCGTGACCGTCAACTCCTCCGGGCAGTTCACCGCCACCCTCGGCGCCGACACCGCCCTCGCCCTGCACGTGGGCGCCCGCACCTGCACCGGTACGGGCACCGACCCCGGTACGGGCACCGACCCCGGTACGGGCACCACCACCTCCGGTGCGTCCTTCGGGGTCAACGCCACCACCACGCCGGGCCAGAACATCTACGTCACCGGCGACCAGGCCGCCCTCGGCAACTGGAACCCGGGCAGCGCCCTGAAGCTCGACCCGGCCACGTACCCCGTCTGGAAGCTCGACGTGGCGCTGCCCGCCGGCACCTCCTTCGCGTACAAGTACATCCGCAAGGACGCCGCCGGGAACGTCACCTGGGAGAGCGGCGCCAACCGCACCGCCACCGTGCCCGCCACCGGAAAGATCTCGCTGAACAGCGACGTCTGGCGCAGCTGA